One window of Candidatus Phytoplasma solani genomic DNA carries:
- a CDS encoding diadenylate cyclase → MAYLLQQQHTQISIFFRETLKLTISEHFYYSLLNFILTSIIIIKAPYIRNILNNWNKYWNTKRRNIFMGGDFTQKEIVTTVMELSSRKIGALITIEKNNILEQYAQKAILINGDVSKELLLNIFTPNTPLHDGAVIIRGDKILCASTYYTLSSADENFDKKTGSRHRAALGISETTDSMTIVVSEETGNISIALEGMMIKINEKTKLQEYLAIFMN, encoded by the coding sequence TTGGCTTATTTATTGCAGCAACAACATACTCAAATTTCTATTTTTTTTCGAGAAACACTAAAATTAACTATTTCAGAACATTTTTACTATTCTTTATTAAATTTTATTTTAACTAGTATCATTATTATCAAAGCCCCTTATATTAGAAATATTTTAAATAATTGGAACAAATATTGGAATACTAAAAGAAGAAATATTTTTATGGGAGGTGATTTCACTCAAAAAGAAATCGTGACAACTGTTATGGAACTTTCTTCGCGCAAAATAGGAGCTTTAATCACTATTGAGAAAAATAATATTTTAGAACAATATGCCCAAAAAGCCATTTTAATCAATGGTGATGTTTCCAAAGAACTTTTATTAAATATTTTTACCCCCAACACTCCTTTGCATGATGGAGCTGTTATCATTCGAGGTGATAAAATCTTGTGTGCAAGTACTTATTATACTTTATCATCAGCTGATGAAAATTTTGACAAAAAAACTGGTTCTCGTCATCGTGCTGCTTTAGGAATTAGTGAAACTACAGACAGTATGACAATTGTTGTTTCTGAAGAAACCGGTAATATTTCAATTGCTTTAGAAGGGATGATGATCAAGATCAACGAAAAAACCAAACTTCAAGAATATCTTGCTATTTTCATGAATTAA
- a CDS encoding DegV family protein — protein MKKRKLGIVVDSTCGGDYGKNFFEDVSIVPLTVMVDGKSYVDGTIDNETLLHFIDQKKKVTTSQPNPEFFIQAFQKQFALGYEHIFCLTLSHKLSGTINSALLAKKMLNENRITVIDSESIGPGIIFALKRIFQLLEQNTLISYQEMAHQIQQELEQGFLIYYIENLKILAHHGRISKFKALIGTLFKIHPIVKYQKSVLTIDKKIRNFRKCFDYLIQSVLKEQTNDNILDIQIVYVDKDIQAKELLKKINDLGYPRIKTSMYGVISPVVAVNIGYKAFGLYLNKIKI, from the coding sequence ATGAAAAAAAGAAAATTAGGTATTGTAGTGGATTCTACTTGTGGCGGTGATTATGGCAAAAATTTTTTTGAAGATGTTTCGATAGTCCCTTTAACTGTAATGGTCGATGGTAAAAGCTATGTTGATGGCACAATTGATAACGAAACATTACTTCATTTTATTGACCAAAAGAAAAAAGTAACAACTAGTCAACCCAATCCAGAATTTTTTATCCAAGCTTTTCAAAAACAATTTGCTTTAGGTTACGAACATATTTTTTGTCTTACTTTATCACATAAATTAAGTGGTACCATCAACAGCGCTCTTTTAGCTAAAAAGATGTTAAATGAAAATAGAATTACTGTGATTGACAGCGAAAGTATCGGCCCTGGGATTATTTTTGCTCTTAAAAGAATCTTTCAATTGTTAGAGCAAAATACTTTAATTAGTTATCAAGAAATGGCGCATCAGATTCAACAAGAATTAGAACAAGGTTTTTTAATATACTATATTGAAAACTTAAAAATATTAGCTCATCATGGACGCATTAGCAAATTTAAAGCTCTTATTGGCACTTTATTTAAAATCCATCCTATTGTTAAATATCAAAAAAGTGTTTTAACAATCGATAAAAAAATAAGAAACTTTCGAAAATGTTTTGATTATTTAATCCAAAGTGTTTTAAAGGAACAAACTAATGATAATATATTAGATATACAAATAGTTTACGTTGACAAAGATATTCAAGCCAAAGAACTTTTAAAAAAAATTAATGATTTAGGCTATCCTCGAATTAAAACTTCTATGTATGGAGTGATTTCGCCTGTAGTGGCAGTCAACATTGGATATAAAGCATTTGGGTTATATCTTAATAAAATTAAAATATAA